The Rubrobacter naiadicus genome contains a region encoding:
- a CDS encoding (2Fe-2S)-binding protein, translating into MTVDGRPHVADVEPRLLLLHHLRENLGIGGVHWGCDTTSCGACTVLINGESVKSCTVLAVQADGCEITTVRGISSDGEWHPVQKAFHENHGLQCGYCTPGMIMASVSLLKENPEPSEQEIREALEGNLCRCTGYENIVKAVQQASREMRQTTAS; encoded by the coding sequence ATGACCGTAGACGGCCGACCCCATGTGGCGGATGTAGAACCGAGGCTTCTCTTGCTGCACCACCTGCGGGAGAACCTCGGCATAGGAGGCGTCCACTGGGGGTGTGACACCACCAGCTGCGGAGCCTGTACGGTGCTCATCAACGGAGAGTCGGTGAAGAGCTGCACGGTGCTCGCGGTGCAGGCCGACGGGTGTGAGATCACCACCGTACGCGGAATCTCCAGCGATGGTGAGTGGCATCCGGTCCAGAAAGCCTTCCACGAGAATCATGGATTACAGTGCGGTTACTGCACGCCGGGGATGATCATGGCCTCCGTGAGCCTCCTCAAGGAGAATCCGGAGCCCAGCGAGCAGGAGATCCGGGAAGCGCTCGAAGGGAACCTGTGTCGGTGCACGGGATACGAGAACATAGTCAAAGCCGTACAGCAGGCGTCCCGCGAGATGCGGCAGACGACGGCGTCCTGA
- a CDS encoding ParB/RepB/Spo0J family partition protein produces the protein MGRRGLGRGLSALIATGESVAGFRFEELPITAIRPNARQPRRDFPQEGIRELAASIKEVGILQPLVVRPAGSGFELIAGERRLRAAREAGLERVPVLIRQAGEGESVELALVENIQREDLNPLETAGAYQAVMDSFGLTKEQLAARLGKSRAAISNTLRLMQLPDAIKALLVERKLSEGHARVLLSLPDEQRMKTLAEQVIREKLSVRATEQRAREILRAGEDQDPKGDRRAGRKPSPEPYERASRDIQQVLSMPTRIRPLKQGGKIEIRFSRPEELEAFRSLITSLREQGR, from the coding sequence GTGGGTAGGAGGGGGCTTGGCCGCGGGCTCTCCGCGCTGATAGCGACGGGTGAGAGCGTCGCCGGTTTCAGGTTCGAAGAGCTCCCCATTACGGCGATACGTCCCAACGCTCGTCAGCCGCGCCGGGATTTTCCCCAGGAAGGGATACGAGAGCTGGCGGCGTCCATAAAAGAGGTCGGGATACTCCAGCCTCTGGTGGTGAGGCCTGCCGGGAGCGGGTTCGAGCTCATAGCCGGAGAGCGAAGGTTGAGGGCCGCGCGCGAGGCCGGGCTGGAGAGAGTGCCGGTGCTCATACGGCAAGCAGGGGAAGGAGAATCCGTCGAGCTGGCTCTGGTCGAGAACATTCAGCGGGAGGATCTGAACCCGCTGGAGACTGCCGGAGCTTACCAGGCCGTGATGGACAGCTTCGGCCTCACCAAGGAGCAGCTCGCGGCTCGGCTCGGGAAGAGCCGAGCCGCGATCTCCAACACGCTACGGCTAATGCAGCTACCCGACGCCATAAAAGCGCTGCTCGTAGAGCGAAAGCTCTCGGAGGGGCACGCCCGGGTCCTGCTCTCCCTTCCCGACGAGCAGAGGATGAAAACGTTGGCGGAGCAGGTGATCAGAGAGAAGCTCTCGGTGCGAGCCACCGAGCAGCGAGCCCGGGAGATACTGCGCGCGGGAGAGGACCAGGATCCGAAGGGCGATCGAAGAGCCGGGAGGAAGCCTTCCCCAGAGCCGTACGAGAGAGCCTCCCGCGACATACAGCAGGTGCTGTCGATGCCCACACGCATCCGACCCCTCAAGCAGGGAGGGAAGATAGAGATCCGGTTCTCCAGGCCGGAAGAGCTTGAGGCCTTCCGCTCCCTCATCACCTCCCTGAGAGAGCAGGGACGGTAG
- a CDS encoding TOBE domain-containing protein, giving the protein MKASTRNRLPGVITEVVKGKAATKVSLQVGDNHMVALITTESAEELNLQVGQHATALIKATDVMILSEDGGESF; this is encoded by the coding sequence ATGAAGGCCAGTACCCGCAACAGGCTGCCCGGCGTCATAACGGAGGTCGTCAAGGGCAAGGCCGCGACGAAGGTGTCGCTTCAGGTCGGCGACAACCATATGGTGGCCCTCATCACCACCGAGAGCGCCGAGGAACTCAACCTCCAGGTCGGCCAGCACGCTACCGCCCTTATAAAGGCTACGGACGTGATGATCCTCTCGGAGGACGGAGGGGAGAGCTTCTGA
- the jag gene encoding RNA-binding cell elongation regulator Jag/EloR — MSRSVEFNGATVDEAVERACSALSLKRENLHYEILDEGSSGFLGIGARDARILVRVPEEEPSGEAGSEEAAISLNDSVPEEDFSENGRPSSTPNGTEGEVPEEILRDIRDYVSNVISQMGIDGRVDVYDAGDYIAADVNAVETGLFIGQKGETIDSLQYLVNVTMAKRHGFTKRIILDSEGYRQRRIEALQGMAHRSARRALRERRTIELPPMSPAERRIVHLFLRDDDRVTTFSEGSGENRRVKIAPARRRVSRETRR; from the coding sequence ATGAGCCGATCGGTGGAATTCAACGGAGCAACGGTTGATGAAGCTGTCGAAAGGGCCTGTTCTGCTCTGAGCCTGAAACGGGAGAACCTGCACTACGAGATCCTCGACGAGGGATCTTCTGGTTTTCTCGGTATAGGCGCCAGAGACGCGAGGATCTTGGTTAGAGTTCCCGAAGAGGAACCCAGCGGGGAGGCTGGCAGCGAGGAGGCGGCCATCTCTCTCAACGATTCCGTCCCAGAGGAGGACTTCAGCGAAAACGGTCGGCCTTCTTCCACTCCGAACGGCACTGAAGGAGAGGTTCCAGAGGAGATACTTCGGGATATCAGGGATTATGTCTCGAACGTCATCTCGCAGATGGGTATAGATGGAAGGGTCGACGTCTACGATGCAGGCGATTACATAGCCGCCGACGTCAACGCCGTCGAAACGGGTCTCTTCATCGGACAAAAGGGGGAGACCATCGACTCCCTCCAGTACCTGGTAAACGTCACGATGGCCAAGCGGCACGGGTTTACGAAACGGATCATCCTCGATTCGGAGGGTTACCGCCAACGCAGAATAGAGGCCCTGCAGGGTATGGCGCACCGCAGCGCTCGTAGAGCCTTGCGAGAGCGCCGGACGATCGAACTGCCGCCCATGAGCCCGGCCGAACGCCGGATAGTGCACCTCTTCCTCCGGGACGACGACCGGGTCACTACCTTCAGCGAAGGGTCGGGCGAAAACCGCCGGGTGAAGATCGCCCCGGCCCGCCGACGCGTTTCACGTGAAACGCGTCGGTAG
- a CDS encoding YidC/Oxa1 family membrane protein insertase gives MTDPTYILLASSPTNNGIVRFFENVLSPLIGPLGDGLKFFHSLGLPWWLSIVVITAIVRFLLFPLTIRQVRSMRAQQQLQPELKRIRERFKDDPQRQREEQMRLFQERGVNPLSGCLPALIQLPIFLSIYYVIREFGGYFGQPPQVPSFRTGGFLWFTDLSQADPYHILPIVSALTMAAGMAITMRENPAPAQQRILMLILPFVFMIFLWNFPAGLFMYWITTNVVTIVQNYAIYGYGIGGTGHRSSDQENPQPERRMTQEEAAAHARKVAKRKRRKKKR, from the coding sequence ATGACTGATCCTACCTATATTCTCCTGGCGTCGAGCCCGACCAACAACGGCATAGTACGCTTTTTCGAAAACGTGCTCAGCCCGCTGATAGGCCCCCTGGGCGATGGCTTGAAGTTCTTTCATTCTCTGGGCCTTCCGTGGTGGTTGAGCATCGTCGTGATTACCGCCATAGTTCGCTTTCTGCTCTTCCCTTTGACCATAAGACAGGTGCGGAGCATGCGGGCTCAGCAGCAGCTGCAGCCGGAACTAAAGCGGATCCGTGAGCGTTTCAAGGACGACCCGCAGAGACAGCGGGAAGAGCAGATGCGCCTCTTCCAGGAAAGGGGCGTGAACCCCCTCAGCGGATGCCTGCCGGCGCTCATACAGCTCCCCATCTTCCTCAGCATCTACTACGTGATCAGGGAGTTCGGAGGATACTTCGGCCAGCCGCCGCAGGTGCCGAGCTTCAGGACGGGTGGCTTCTTGTGGTTCACCGATCTCTCTCAGGCAGACCCCTACCACATCCTCCCCATAGTCTCCGCCCTGACCATGGCGGCCGGCATGGCGATCACGATGAGGGAGAACCCGGCACCGGCCCAACAGCGAATCCTCATGCTGATCCTGCCGTTCGTCTTCATGATCTTCTTGTGGAACTTTCCTGCCGGACTCTTCATGTACTGGATCACCACGAACGTGGTGACGATAGTTCAGAACTACGCTATCTACGGATACGGTATCGGTGGTACCGGCCACAGGTCGTCCGATCAGGAGAATCCACAGCCCGAACGGCGGATGACTCAGGAAGAGGCCGCTGCACACGCGAGAAAGGTAGCCAAGAGGAAGCGGAGAAAGAAGAAGAGATGA
- a CDS encoding vWA domain-containing protein — protein sequence MLDAAVAFGRVLRGAGLSVGPDRVMEFARALEELDAGRREDVYWAGKVTLTSRPEDGETYDRAFEIFWERGGEYRQRPVPKMRFRIPSPKDSVLPAKKTVRPDREGDQEAVTLRYSPIEVLRRKDFSEYTPEEFEELDGLLSELRVGGALRRTRRLEPARRGLYDARRTMRGAMRTGGEAVRHRFRRARSEPRRVVVLCDVSGSMSPYSRALLRFLHAGVISGLPFEAFSLGTRLTRLTRELATRDPDVALRRAADAMEDFSGGTRLGDAMKEFVDRWGQRGMARGAIVVILSDGWDRGEVDVLAEQMSRIHRLAYHVIWVNPLKARPGYRPLAAGMAAALPYVDTFLSGNNFDSLHRLARAIAEAAGHHR from the coding sequence ATGCTGGACGCAGCCGTCGCCTTCGGGCGGGTGCTGCGCGGGGCGGGTCTCAGCGTTGGACCCGACCGGGTGATGGAGTTCGCCCGGGCCCTGGAGGAGCTCGACGCCGGGAGGCGGGAGGACGTCTACTGGGCCGGGAAGGTCACGCTCACCTCCCGACCGGAGGACGGCGAGACTTATGATCGGGCCTTCGAGATATTCTGGGAGAGAGGCGGGGAGTACAGGCAGAGACCGGTGCCGAAGATGCGGTTCAGGATACCTTCCCCGAAGGACTCCGTGCTCCCGGCGAAGAAGACCGTAAGGCCTGACCGCGAAGGAGACCAGGAAGCGGTCACGCTCCGCTACAGCCCCATCGAGGTCCTGCGGCGCAAAGACTTCTCTGAGTACACGCCCGAGGAGTTCGAAGAGCTGGACGGGCTCCTGAGCGAACTGCGGGTCGGAGGGGCCCTCAGGAGGACGCGCCGCTTGGAACCCGCCAGGAGAGGTCTATACGACGCACGCCGGACGATGCGCGGGGCGATGCGCACCGGGGGTGAGGCCGTGCGGCACCGGTTCAGGAGGGCGCGGAGCGAACCGAGGCGGGTCGTGGTGCTGTGCGACGTCTCGGGTTCGATGTCTCCCTACAGCCGGGCTCTCTTGAGGTTCCTGCACGCCGGCGTGATCTCCGGCCTCCCTTTCGAGGCTTTCTCGCTCGGCACCCGGCTCACGCGGCTCACCAGGGAGCTCGCCACGCGCGACCCGGATGTGGCGCTCCGGAGGGCGGCGGATGCGATGGAAGACTTCTCCGGAGGAACGCGGCTCGGGGATGCCATGAAGGAGTTCGTGGACCGGTGGGGACAGAGGGGGATGGCTCGCGGTGCGATCGTCGTCATACTCTCGGACGGGTGGGATCGCGGGGAAGTGGACGTCCTCGCCGAGCAGATGAGCCGCATCCACAGGCTCGCCTACCACGTCATCTGGGTCAACCCGCTCAAAGCCCGTCCGGGGTACCGACCGCTCGCCGCCGGGATGGCCGCCGCTCTGCCCTACGTCGACACCTTCCTCTCCGGGAACAACTTCGACTCACTGCACCGCCTCGCGCGAGCCATCGCCGAGGCGGCGGGACATCACCGGTAG
- a CDS encoding PucR family transcriptional regulator — translation MSEQNRYLALLEDLSASEALLPFRELISPLISYDEDHNSDLVRTLRVFFESNANASEAADRLFLHRNSMIYRLARIGELTGLDLKDPSARLALQLGILAVSRERRGKR, via the coding sequence ATGTCCGAGCAGAACCGCTATTTGGCGCTCCTGGAAGACCTCTCCGCTTCGGAGGCCCTCCTCCCCTTCAGGGAGCTGATCTCGCCGCTCATCTCCTACGACGAGGATCACAACAGCGACCTGGTTCGTACCCTCCGGGTGTTCTTCGAGTCGAACGCGAACGCCAGCGAGGCCGCGGACAGGCTCTTCCTCCATCGTAACAGCATGATCTATCGTCTGGCGCGCATCGGCGAACTGACGGGGCTAGACTTGAAGGACCCGTCGGCCCGGCTGGCCCTCCAGCTCGGGATCTTGGCAGTGTCGAGAGAAAGGAGAGGGAAGCGATGA
- a CDS encoding xanthine dehydrogenase family protein molybdopterin-binding subunit, whose amino-acid sequence MTQAPEKYVGGGVLRKEDPALVTGRGTYVDNMRLPGMLHAAVLRSPYAHAKIKSIDTSAAKEQPGVVAVFTGEELAGEWASPLPCGWQVTEDLRIPDHWPLAKDEVNYVGDAVAVVVAVDRYRARDAVDMIEVDYEPLDVVTDMEEALKDGSPVVHEDLGTNECYTWPLEVGDVEGAFEKADVVVKERYIQQRLIPNAIETRGVVAQPDPVTGGFTVYSSTQVPHLLKITLSAVSGVPENKLRIVAPDVGGGFGSKLNIYAEEALALALARKLNTPIKWVEDRSENYLATIHGRDQIQDIEVAATSDGKILGMRVKILADMGAYLQLGTTVVPLLGAFMYPGVYNFDAYSFTCTAVFTNKTPTDAYRGAGRPEAAYACERIIDALARRLNMDPVEVRRKNFYEPFDEPTTTPAGIQYDSMNMQGALDKLLEISNYEELREEQRRRREQNDPVQLGLGFSTYTEICGIAPSQVVASLGGGGGGWEAASVRVLASGKVEVVTGTSPHGQGHVTSWSQIAADVLGVSPDDVEVIHGDTASAPWGRDTYGSRSLPVGGVAVYLAAQKVVEKAKKIAAHMLEAAEGDIEFEGGRFSVVGSPDKSVSMQEVAGRAYLGVGLPEGMEPGLSEEQFFDPPNFTFPFGAHLCVSEVDTETGKVRIRDYFAVDDCGPIINPQIVEGQLHGGIAQGIAQALYEEAVYDEDGNLVTGSMVDYLVPAAPELPNYTLERTVTPSPSNALGVKGVGEAGTIGSPQAVINSIIDALAPFGVTHIDMPASPWKVWQAIQEARGGEAGDREANLSGRPAQTDQGGEA is encoded by the coding sequence GTGACCCAGGCACCGGAGAAGTACGTCGGCGGCGGCGTGCTGCGCAAGGAGGATCCCGCGCTCGTAACCGGGCGGGGCACCTACGTGGACAACATGCGGCTGCCCGGCATGCTGCACGCGGCGGTGCTGCGCAGCCCCTACGCCCACGCGAAGATAAAGTCCATAGACACTTCGGCAGCGAAGGAGCAGCCGGGGGTGGTCGCCGTCTTCACCGGTGAAGAGCTCGCCGGAGAGTGGGCCTCGCCGCTGCCGTGCGGATGGCAGGTGACCGAGGATCTCAGGATCCCGGATCACTGGCCGCTCGCCAAGGACGAGGTCAACTATGTCGGGGATGCCGTCGCGGTCGTGGTGGCAGTCGACCGCTATCGGGCCCGCGACGCGGTCGACATGATCGAGGTCGACTACGAACCGCTGGACGTGGTGACGGACATGGAGGAGGCCCTCAAGGACGGCTCTCCCGTGGTGCACGAGGACCTCGGGACCAACGAGTGCTACACGTGGCCCCTCGAGGTGGGGGATGTAGAAGGGGCCTTCGAGAAGGCCGATGTGGTCGTCAAGGAGCGGTACATCCAGCAGCGGCTGATCCCCAACGCCATCGAGACCAGAGGAGTGGTGGCGCAGCCCGACCCCGTGACTGGCGGGTTCACGGTCTACTCCTCGACGCAGGTTCCCCACCTGCTCAAGATCACGCTCTCCGCGGTTTCCGGCGTGCCCGAGAACAAGCTGCGAATCGTCGCCCCCGATGTCGGCGGTGGGTTCGGCTCCAAGCTGAACATCTACGCCGAAGAGGCGCTCGCGCTCGCGCTCGCCAGGAAGCTCAACACCCCCATAAAGTGGGTCGAAGACCGCTCGGAGAACTACCTGGCCACGATACACGGCCGGGATCAGATACAAGATATAGAGGTTGCTGCCACATCTGATGGCAAGATTCTGGGTATGAGGGTCAAGATCCTGGCGGACATGGGGGCATACCTGCAGCTCGGGACCACCGTGGTGCCGCTGCTCGGTGCGTTCATGTATCCGGGTGTCTACAACTTCGACGCGTACTCCTTCACCTGCACGGCCGTGTTCACCAACAAGACCCCGACCGATGCCTACAGGGGAGCCGGGCGTCCCGAGGCGGCCTACGCCTGCGAGAGGATCATCGACGCGCTCGCCCGCAGGCTCAATATGGATCCGGTCGAGGTGAGGCGCAAGAACTTCTACGAGCCGTTCGACGAGCCGACGACGACCCCTGCGGGTATCCAGTACGACTCGATGAACATGCAGGGGGCGCTGGACAAGCTGCTCGAGATCTCCAACTACGAAGAGCTGAGGGAGGAGCAGCGGCGCCGGCGGGAGCAGAACGACCCGGTACAGCTCGGGCTCGGTTTCTCGACGTACACCGAGATCTGCGGTATAGCGCCCTCGCAGGTCGTCGCCTCGCTCGGCGGCGGTGGCGGTGGCTGGGAGGCAGCCTCGGTGCGCGTGCTCGCCAGCGGCAAGGTGGAGGTCGTGACGGGCACCTCGCCGCACGGCCAGGGACACGTGACCAGCTGGTCCCAGATAGCGGCCGACGTTCTCGGCGTCTCCCCGGACGACGTCGAGGTGATCCACGGCGACACCGCATCGGCACCCTGGGGACGCGACACCTATGGATCGCGCAGCCTCCCCGTCGGGGGCGTGGCCGTATATCTGGCGGCGCAGAAGGTGGTCGAGAAGGCCAAGAAGATCGCCGCCCACATGCTCGAGGCCGCCGAAGGCGACATAGAGTTCGAGGGCGGGAGATTCTCCGTCGTCGGATCTCCGGACAAGTCCGTCTCCATGCAGGAGGTGGCCGGGAGGGCTTACCTCGGTGTCGGGCTCCCCGAGGGGATGGAGCCGGGGTTGAGCGAAGAGCAGTTCTTCGACCCGCCGAACTTCACCTTCCCGTTCGGGGCGCACCTGTGCGTGAGTGAGGTGGACACCGAGACCGGGAAGGTCAGGATCCGTGACTACTTCGCGGTCGACGACTGCGGGCCGATCATAAACCCGCAGATCGTCGAGGGGCAGCTGCACGGGGGAATCGCGCAGGGCATTGCGCAGGCCCTCTACGAAGAGGCCGTCTACGACGAAGACGGGAACCTTGTGACGGGATCGATGGTCGACTACCTCGTGCCGGCGGCACCGGAGCTCCCGAACTACACCCTCGAGCGTACGGTGACGCCCTCGCCTTCCAACGCGCTCGGTGTCAAAGGCGTGGGCGAGGCCGGGACGATAGGCTCACCGCAGGCGGTGATCAACTCGATCATCGACGCGCTCGCGCCGTTCGGCGTCACCCACATAGACATGCCGGCTTCGCCTTGGAAGGTGTGGCAGGCCATACAGGAGGCCCGCGGTGGAGAGGCTGGCGACCGGGAGGCGAATCTCTCGGGCAGACCGGCCCAGACCGATCAAGGAGGTGAGGCGTAG
- a CDS encoding AAA family ATPase, whose protein sequence is MSSGANGRRGALPPGVTNAVELQKKLREHDYLADEGLSTAIYLTLRLGRPLFLEGEAGVGKTEVAKVLSRILDTPLIRLQCYEGIDVYQAVYEWDYARQLLHIRATEALGGDRENLERDLYSREFLISRPLLQALEHEGENPPVLLIDEVDRSDDEFEAFLLEILSDFSVTIPEIGTIRAERPPIVVLTSNRTREVHDALKRRCLYFYIEHPGFEREVEIVRVRVPEAEERLARQVAAAVGRMRQMDLYKPPGVAETIDWTRALVALGARELDERLVEATLGSVLKYHEDQQRASSAGLATLVAGGMGA, encoded by the coding sequence GTGAGCAGCGGTGCGAACGGACGCCGGGGGGCATTGCCTCCCGGCGTCACGAATGCCGTGGAGCTGCAGAAGAAGCTCAGGGAGCACGACTATCTGGCCGACGAGGGGCTCTCCACCGCCATCTACCTCACGCTCAGGCTCGGGCGGCCGCTGTTCCTCGAGGGCGAGGCCGGTGTGGGGAAGACCGAGGTGGCAAAGGTCCTCTCCCGCATCCTCGACACCCCGCTGATAAGGCTCCAGTGCTACGAAGGCATAGACGTCTACCAGGCGGTCTACGAGTGGGACTACGCGAGACAGCTGCTGCACATCCGGGCCACCGAGGCGCTCGGCGGGGACAGAGAGAACCTGGAGCGTGACCTCTACAGCCGGGAGTTCCTCATCAGCCGGCCCCTGTTGCAGGCGCTGGAGCACGAAGGAGAGAACCCGCCGGTCCTGCTCATCGACGAGGTGGACCGCTCCGACGACGAGTTCGAGGCGTTCCTGCTCGAGATCCTCTCCGACTTCTCGGTCACGATACCCGAGATAGGTACGATCCGGGCCGAGAGACCACCCATCGTCGTCCTCACCTCCAACCGCACCCGGGAGGTGCACGACGCCCTGAAGAGGCGCTGTCTGTACTTCTACATCGAGCACCCCGGCTTCGAGCGGGAGGTCGAGATAGTGCGCGTGAGGGTGCCGGAGGCGGAGGAGCGGCTGGCGAGACAGGTCGCCGCCGCGGTAGGCAGGATGCGTCAGATGGACCTCTACAAGCCGCCTGGGGTGGCGGAGACGATAGACTGGACGCGGGCCCTCGTCGCGCTGGGGGCCAGAGAGCTCGACGAGCGGCTCGTCGAGGCCACGTTGGGCTCGGTCTTGAAGTACCACGAGGACCAGCAACGCGCCTCGTCGGCGGGCCTCGCCACGCTGGTCGCGGGGGGGATGGGTGCCTGA
- a CDS encoding ParA family protein has protein sequence MKRVIAIVNQKGGVGKSTTAINLGAYLAKMGEEVLVVDMDPQANATSGLGVTPGEGACMYDVLLEEAPLEDVVVATGIEGLHLAPASVHLVGAEVELTSALAREFKLKKAIEQLPEEKYGRILLDCPPSLDFLTINALTAADEALIPVQCEYYALEGLNHLRETIDEVRKYLNPRLEIGGVLLTMFDVRTNLAKQVAEDVRAFFGDRVFRTVIPRNIRLSEAPSFGLPIILYAPKSSGAEAYAAVAEEVKSRG, from the coding sequence GTGAAGCGGGTAATAGCCATAGTCAACCAGAAAGGCGGCGTGGGGAAGAGCACCACGGCCATAAACCTGGGTGCATACCTCGCCAAGATGGGGGAAGAAGTACTCGTAGTGGACATGGATCCCCAGGCCAACGCCACGAGCGGTCTCGGGGTGACGCCTGGTGAAGGAGCCTGCATGTACGACGTCCTCCTCGAAGAAGCGCCGCTGGAAGACGTCGTGGTAGCCACCGGTATCGAAGGCTTACATCTTGCACCCGCCAGCGTTCACCTCGTAGGAGCAGAAGTCGAGCTCACCTCCGCGCTGGCACGAGAATTCAAGCTGAAGAAAGCCATAGAACAGTTGCCGGAGGAGAAGTACGGCAGGATCCTGCTCGATTGCCCCCCATCTCTCGACTTTCTGACCATAAACGCCCTCACTGCCGCCGACGAGGCCCTCATTCCCGTGCAGTGTGAGTACTATGCTCTCGAGGGACTCAACCACCTGAGGGAGACGATAGACGAAGTACGGAAGTATCTGAACCCCCGGCTGGAGATAGGTGGAGTACTGCTGACGATGTTCGACGTACGCACCAACCTCGCCAAGCAGGTTGCGGAAGACGTCCGCGCCTTCTTCGGGGACAGGGTGTTCAGGACCGTGATCCCGCGCAACATCCGCCTCAGCGAGGCACCGAGCTTCGGGCTACCCATAATCCTGTATGCTCCGAAGAGCAGTGGAGCCGAGGCCTATGCGGCGGTGGCCGAGGAGGTGAAGAGCCGTGGGTAG
- a CDS encoding FAD binding domain-containing protein, with amino-acid sequence MIPVAFEYEVAESVDHAIDLLRQNGEDAKLLAGGHSLIPIMKLRLAAPSMLIDLGRVDELRYVRDEGDHIAIGAMTRHCEVERDPTIREHCGLLSYTASLVGDPQVRHRGTIGGSISHGDAASDLPSALLALDGELKIKGPNGERTVKAQDFFKDYLQTDLAPDEVLTEIRVPKLGSGTGWDYQKFNRRAQDWAVVGSCVVVERSNGSIGSARVALTNMGATPLRARAVEEALAGADTRSLEEACRVADEGTTPSSDLAASAEFRRHLARVLTRRAVEQALQR; translated from the coding sequence GTGATACCGGTGGCCTTCGAGTACGAGGTTGCCGAGTCGGTAGACCACGCGATAGACCTTCTCCGTCAGAACGGGGAGGACGCGAAGCTGCTCGCCGGCGGGCACAGCCTGATCCCGATAATGAAGCTCAGGCTGGCGGCGCCCTCGATGCTCATAGACCTCGGCCGCGTGGACGAGCTCAGGTACGTTCGCGACGAGGGGGATCACATCGCCATCGGTGCGATGACCCGCCACTGTGAGGTGGAGAGGGACCCGACCATCAGGGAGCATTGCGGGCTCCTCTCCTACACCGCCTCGCTCGTCGGAGACCCGCAGGTGCGCCACCGCGGTACCATCGGGGGCTCCATCTCGCACGGGGACGCGGCCTCGGATCTGCCGAGCGCGCTGCTCGCGCTCGACGGGGAGCTGAAGATAAAGGGTCCGAACGGCGAGAGGACCGTGAAGGCCCAGGACTTCTTCAAAGACTACCTGCAGACCGACCTCGCCCCGGACGAGGTGCTCACGGAGATCCGGGTTCCCAAGCTCGGCTCCGGAACCGGCTGGGATTATCAGAAGTTCAACCGTCGGGCGCAGGACTGGGCCGTTGTCGGCTCGTGCGTGGTCGTCGAGCGCTCGAACGGCTCCATCGGGTCGGCCCGCGTGGCTCTGACCAACATGGGAGCCACACCACTCAGGGCGCGGGCCGTGGAGGAGGCGCTCGCCGGGGCGGACACGAGGTCCCTGGAGGAGGCCTGCCGGGTCGCGGACGAAGGGACCACGCCCTCTTCCGACCTCGCGGCCTCGGCCGAGTTCAGGCGCCATCTGGCGCGCGTACTCACCCGGCGGGCGGTGGAACAGGCCCTGCAGCGGTGA
- the rsmG gene encoding 16S rRNA (guanine(527)-N(7))-methyltransferase RsmG — MLIRYAELLGGYEKANVIGDRGLERIVKRHVLDSLSCSIGDRLAGVRDIVDIGSGGGLPGIPLAILLPAVKVLLVESARRKVTFLHRALRELDLPNVRVWCGRAEDLGRSPEHREAFQVAVSRAVGRLDEVMEYSLPLVERGGLMVAMKREISTEEIQKGERAAARLGGGEPVFEEVRFLPEVGNAGHGVVTVSKVSATPREFPRAPGKARKKPLGG, encoded by the coding sequence ATGCTCATCCGTTACGCCGAGCTTCTGGGTGGCTATGAGAAGGCCAATGTAATCGGGGACAGGGGGCTCGAGCGTATAGTCAAGCGTCATGTCCTGGACTCGTTGTCTTGCTCGATCGGTGATCGTCTCGCGGGGGTGCGCGATATAGTCGACATCGGGAGTGGTGGCGGGCTTCCCGGCATACCGCTCGCGATCCTCCTGCCGGCGGTGAAAGTTTTGCTCGTCGAATCCGCGCGCCGGAAGGTTACGTTCCTTCACCGCGCATTACGGGAGCTGGATTTGCCGAATGTTCGTGTGTGGTGTGGGAGGGCCGAAGATCTCGGGCGTTCTCCGGAGCACCGTGAAGCCTTTCAGGTGGCCGTCAGCCGGGCGGTGGGGCGGCTGGACGAGGTTATGGAGTATTCCCTACCGCTGGTGGAGCGCGGAGGATTGATGGTCGCCATGAAAAGAGAAATTTCCACCGAAGAGATCCAGAAAGGCGAAAGAGCCGCCGCGCGCCTCGGGGGAGGAGAGCCGGTGTTCGAAGAAGTAAGGTTTCTCCCGGAGGTGGGGAACGCGGGTCATGGGGTCGTCACCGTGAGCAAAGTCTCCGCGACGCCACGAGAGTTTCCGCGAGCTCCGGGGAAGGCCCGGAAAAAGCCGCTCGGGGGGTAG